The Orcinus orca chromosome 4, mOrcOrc1.1, whole genome shotgun sequence genome includes a region encoding these proteins:
- the LOC101279769 gene encoding LOW QUALITY PROTEIN: lysine-rich nucleolar protein 1-like (The sequence of the model RefSeq protein was modified relative to this genomic sequence to represent the inferred CDS: inserted 1 base in 1 codon; deleted 2 bases in 2 codons), with protein MITKTHKGDLGLGLPEKKKKKKKKVVKEPETQHSILNSDSYFAEVCPTRATSPSKNMVQEQAPKMPLMKKKKGHSTVCEEPLEPETMLRARRIEPSPSPRKQALGPSESLGREKKKKRKSVSPGSRVKTSPDPRQGEGVTRAGKKLKKHKKEKKAQGATAFSARDPWFCEARDALYTCSSGKGGVPEQAASEQKRKQGSPREHNMKMKKKKKIHQEGDIPLGHPELSRSVESSRRKGSKKKSVKVEAPEYIPIGDDPKAPVKKKMKSRKKAEQADTQEPALKRKKKRQESRVAGEPWEEQPDTDLEVVLEKKGNTDEAHIDQVRRKALQEEIDREXGRTEASDTRKQTGTQFGQWDTAGFENEEQKLKFLKLMRGFKNLSPSFSHPPNMVGRPNMALSKKVADTLQQNLQQDYDRAMSWKYNRRAGLGFSMALDKIFYIDRNASKSIRFEG; from the exons ATGATCACTAAGACTCACAAGGGAGACCTGGGCCTTGGGCtcccagagaaaaagaagaagaagaaaaagaaggtagTTAAAGAACCAGAGACTCAACACTCGATTTTAAACAGTGACAGTTATTTTGCGGAGGTTTGTCCCACAAGAGCCACATCACCCTCGAAGAATATGGTCCAAGAGCAGGCACCCAAAATGCCtctaatgaagaaaaagaagggtcACAGCACCGTCTGCGAGGAGCCCCTAGAACCTGAGACCATGTTACGTGCCAGACGGATTGAGCCATCGCCCAGCCCCAGAAAGCAGGCACTAGGTCCTTCTGAGTCCCTCGGtagggaaaagaagaagaagagaaagtccGTGTCCCCTGGCTCAAGGGTGAAGACCTCCCCAGACCCCAGGCAGGGCGAGGGGGTGACCAGAGCTGGCAAGAAGCTCAAAAAAcacaagaaggagaagaaggcacAGGGAGCTACAGCCTTCTCAGCCAGGGACCCTTGGTTCTGTGAGGCCAGGGATGCTTTGTACACTTGCTCATCTGGGAAAGGTGGCGTCCCTGAGCAGGCAGCCTCGGAACAGAAACGGAAGCAGGGGAGCCCCAGGGAACACAAcatgaagatgaagaagaaaaagaaaatccaccaGGAGGGAGATATCCCCCTGGGGCACCCTGAGCTCTCCAGGTCTGTGGAGAGCAGCCGTaggaaaggaagtaaaaagaaGTCAGTCAAAGTTGAAGCTCCAGAATACATCCCAATAGGAGATGACCCCAAGGCCCctgtgaagaagaaaatgaagtccaGGAAAAAGGCGGAGCAGGCAGACACTCAGGAGCCCGCcctgaagaggaagaagaagaggcaggagagcagAGTAGCAGGAGAACCTTGGGAGGAGCAGCCAGACACGGACTTGGAGGTAGTGTTGGAAAAGAAGGGCAACACGGACGAGGCACACATAGACCAGGTGAGGCGAAAGGCCTTGCAAGAAGAGATCGATCGTG TCGGCAGGACGGAAGCTTCTGACACCAGGAAGCAGACGGGAACTCAGTTTGGCCAATGGGatactgctggctttgaaaatgagGAACAGAAACTGAAATTTCTCAAACTCATGCGTGGCTTTAAAAATCTGTCCCCTTCATTCAGTCAC CCCCCCAACATGGTCGGCAGGCCCAACATGGCCctcagcaagaaggtggccgaCACCCTGCAGCAGAATCTGCAGCAAGACTACGACCGGGCCATGAGCTGGAAGTACAACCGGAGGGCCGGCCTCGGCTTCTCCATGGCTCTGGAC AAAATCTTTTATATTGACAGGAATGCATCCAAGTCAATCAGGTTTGAAGGTTAA